ATAAGTAGCCAGATTTTGATTCAGACCTTTGTCCTGCATCATTGTAACCAACTCATCCACTTGTTGTATCATTCCTGCTCTTGAGTACCCATCAATCATAGCATTAAAAGCAGCAGTGTCAGGGTATAGTCTTTCTTTATTCATCATCTCTTCAAACAGGTATGAAGAAGCATTTAGTTGGCCTTCTCTTGCTAAACCACGGATCAAAGAAGTATAAGCAACATGATTAGGAAACAATGCTTTCTCCCACATCTTTTGAGACAGAAGAACTGCTGGAATAATCTTCCCTTTCCTGCAAAAGCCACTGAGAAGAATTGTGTAAGTGTAATTATCAGGTATCATGTTGCTTTCAATCATTTTATCGCATAAACTCAGAGCATCCCCTAAGTTTCCAGACTTGCAAATCTCTACAAGAAGTGTGTTATAGGTAAGATTATCAACAGCAAAAGGAATATCATGAAGTTGAATCAAAAACTTCTTTGCCTCTCTCAAGTTTCCTCCCCTACATAACCCTTTAAGTAAACTTCCATATGTAATACTATTTGGAAGATGACCCCGTCTAATCATTTCATCATAAATGAAAAATGCTCCTAGTGCATCACCCCGACTGCCATAACCATTTATTATACAATTGAAGCTAATGGAATCAGGAGAAACCTTCATCCTGGTCATATGTTCCATGAACTGCTCTGCTTCTCTCAACTGTCCCCTCCTGCAAAGAGCAGAAATTAATTGGTTACAGATGATCCGATCAGCGTATTGATCCATGCGACACATGTCAGCATACAAGCTCATTGCTTCCATTACATCTCCATCCTTGCAACAATGACAAATTAATGTTGCATATAATATATGATTAGGCAGAACTCCAGTTTTGTGCATCTTTGCTAGAATCTTCTTTATTTGGCTAAACTTACCCATTTTGCTCAAACCATTTATAAGTGCAGAATATGTGACAACATCAGGGTTAACCCCAGCCTCAAGCATACCATAAAAAAATTGTAAAGCCCTATTAAGCTGTCCCTCCTTGCAAAACCCATGTATAAAGATTGTGTACATAATACAGTTGATGTTGAGACCCTCCGACCTCACCTTTTCAAGAAGATCTACTGCAGCATCCAGCTCTGAAGCCTTGCGATAACCATTCAACAAAGCACCATAAGTAATCTCATTGGGCATTACCCCTGCAGCAACCATTTCAGATATAATCCTCAAGGCTTCATCAGTATTTCCATTTTGACAGTGCCCATTGATCAATATATTGTAAGTAATACAACTTGGAGACATACTAAGATTTAACATGTCATCGAAAATACGAGTAGCAACATTAATCTTCCCTTCTTTACAGAAGCCACTAATGAGAGTATTGTACGTGCTTTCAGTGGGAGAAACTTTATTCTCTCTCATCCTTTTTAACAATAAATAAGCTCTGGCACTCTTATTTATTTTACATAAGTTGTCGATAAGTATGTTATATGTGTACACATCTGCCTTGATGCCTTTTCTCTCCATGCAGTCCAACACCTTAAGAGCAGCCTTAAACCTTCCTTTCTTACAATGCCAATCAAGCAGTGTATTGTACGTTACGATATTTGGTGAATAGCCagccttttccattttttttaaaagacaAATAGCTTTCTCAAGCTTTCCGCCAACACAAAGAGAATTCAGTATGATATTGAAAGTGCTGACATCGGGATGGATCTTCCTGGTTAGCATCTCCTTGTAGAACAACCAAACTGAAGGTGTTCCCTCC
Above is a genomic segment from Elaeis guineensis isolate ETL-2024a chromosome 1, EG11, whole genome shotgun sequence containing:
- the LOC105060537 gene encoding uncharacterized protein isoform X2, with protein sequence MKTFRLMGSQGFAASVYSCNAILATLAREEGTPSVWLFYKEMLTRKIHPDVSTFNIILNSLCVGGKLEKAICLLKKMEKAGYSPNIVTYNTLLDWHCKKGRFKAALKVLDCMERKGIKADVYTYNILIDNLCKINKSARAYLLLKRMRENKVSPTESTYNTLISGFCKEGKINVATRIFDDMLNLSMSPSCITYNILINGHCQNGNTDEALRIISEMVAAGVMPNEITYGALLNGYRKASELDAAVDLLEKVRSEGLNINCIMYTIFIHGFCKEGQLNRALQFFYGMLEAGVNPDVVTYSALINGLSKMGKFSQIKKILAKMHKTGVLPNHILYATLICHCCKDGDVMEAMSLYADMCRMDQYADRIICNQLISALCRRGQLREAEQFMEHMTRMKVSPDSISFNCIINGYGSRGDALGAFFIYDEMIRRGHLPNSITYGSLLKGLCRGGNLREAKKFLIQLHDIPFAVDNLTYNTLLVEICKSGNLGDALSLCDKMIESNMIPDNYTYTILLSGFCRKGKIIPAVLLSQKMWEKALFPNHVAYTSLIRGLAREGQLNASSYLFEEMMNKERLYPDTAAFNAMIDGYSRAGMIQQVDELVTMMQDKGLNQNLATYNILMHGYVKNCHLLRSFNLYKTMLSMGFSPDNRTYHSLILGLCKSDMMDIGVKFLEKMMLGGVIPDDLTFNMLVTKYSEKSQMTNAFKLVNSMKCLQMSPSRDTYDAIINGLNRKGCLQQSYVVLHEMMEKGISPKRTHYITLINGKCRVGDIWGAFRLKDEMEELGLVPHEVAESTIVRGLCKCGKLEEAMLVFDGMLRTGVMPTIATFTTLMHGLCKESMLADALFLKDVMEQYGLKLDVVTYNVLITGLCANDRLADAWKLYMEMKDKGLWPNITTYTVLIDSVYKENKLTEGETLLKDMLDRGLISSQNNISNLHQGLANAMRRLNNLRHCRKRINTKK
- the LOC105060537 gene encoding uncharacterized protein isoform X1; the protein is MQRPSYRTPTRFPSFGRKISNPGSIPRRGFAGIPRARREDGRNPERGSEPRTSQEIENSIYMMLTIHRWESLNHMDYKLAKLRKVHGKLALKFLNWIIRQQDFDQITHMYGITVHILVRARMYEPAKSILKHLLKMGIPCCSLFHLLMHTYCRCNSNPSVFDLLIKVYIKEGLLKDAMKTFRLMGSQGFAASVYSCNAILATLAREEGTPSVWLFYKEMLTRKIHPDVSTFNIILNSLCVGGKLEKAICLLKKMEKAGYSPNIVTYNTLLDWHCKKGRFKAALKVLDCMERKGIKADVYTYNILIDNLCKINKSARAYLLLKRMRENKVSPTESTYNTLISGFCKEGKINVATRIFDDMLNLSMSPSCITYNILINGHCQNGNTDEALRIISEMVAAGVMPNEITYGALLNGYRKASELDAAVDLLEKVRSEGLNINCIMYTIFIHGFCKEGQLNRALQFFYGMLEAGVNPDVVTYSALINGLSKMGKFSQIKKILAKMHKTGVLPNHILYATLICHCCKDGDVMEAMSLYADMCRMDQYADRIICNQLISALCRRGQLREAEQFMEHMTRMKVSPDSISFNCIINGYGSRGDALGAFFIYDEMIRRGHLPNSITYGSLLKGLCRGGNLREAKKFLIQLHDIPFAVDNLTYNTLLVEICKSGNLGDALSLCDKMIESNMIPDNYTYTILLSGFCRKGKIIPAVLLSQKMWEKALFPNHVAYTSLIRGLAREGQLNASSYLFEEMMNKERLYPDTAAFNAMIDGYSRAGMIQQVDELVTMMQDKGLNQNLATYNILMHGYVKNCHLLRSFNLYKTMLSMGFSPDNRTYHSLILGLCKSDMMDIGVKFLEKMMLGGVIPDDLTFNMLVTKYSEKSQMTNAFKLVNSMKCLQMSPSRDTYDAIINGLNRKGCLQQSYVVLHEMMEKGISPKRTHYITLINGKCRVGDIWGAFRLKDEMEELGLVPHEVAESTIVRGLCKCGKLEEAMLVFDGMLRTGVMPTIATFTTLMHGLCKESMLADALFLKDVMEQYGLKLDVVTYNVLITGLCANDRLADAWKLYMEMKDKGLWPNITTYTVLIDSVYKENKLTEGETLLKDMLDRGLISSQNNISNLHQGLANAMRRLNNLRHCRKRINTKK